One window of the Allorhizobium ampelinum S4 genome contains the following:
- a CDS encoding homoserine kinase produces MAVYTDINEVDLKDFLAHYDTGELLSFKGIAEGVENSNFLLHTTKGALILTLYEKRVEKDDLPFFLGLMHHLSAKGLNCPLPLPRKDGALLGELSGRPAALISFLEGMWLRKPETQHCRAVGEALATMHLAAEGFALRRDNALDLAGWQALWPKARARADEVSPGLKAEIDAELVHLAGQWPKDLPAGVIHADLFPDNVFFLGDQLSGLIDFYFACNDFLAYDLSICLNAWCFEKDGSYNITKGKAMIDGYLAVRSLSPAEVAAMPVLCRGSALRFLLTRLYDWLTTPEGAMVVKKEPLEYLRKLRFHQAVETAAEYGWPQ; encoded by the coding sequence GTGGCAGTTTATACCGACATCAACGAGGTCGACCTCAAAGACTTCCTCGCACACTATGACACTGGCGAACTCCTGTCCTTCAAGGGCATTGCCGAGGGCGTGGAAAATTCCAATTTCCTGCTGCATACGACCAAAGGTGCGTTGATCCTTACGCTCTATGAAAAGCGCGTGGAGAAAGATGACCTGCCGTTTTTCCTAGGGTTGATGCATCACCTCTCTGCCAAGGGTCTCAATTGCCCGCTGCCGCTGCCGCGCAAGGATGGCGCTTTGCTGGGCGAATTGTCCGGACGCCCTGCGGCGCTGATTTCCTTTCTGGAAGGCATGTGGCTTCGCAAGCCGGAAACCCAGCATTGCCGGGCGGTGGGCGAGGCCTTGGCGACGATGCATCTTGCGGCAGAGGGATTTGCGCTGAGGCGCGACAATGCGCTGGATCTTGCTGGCTGGCAGGCGCTGTGGCCAAAGGCGCGCGCCCGCGCCGATGAGGTCTCTCCCGGCCTTAAGGCGGAAATCGATGCCGAGTTGGTGCATCTGGCCGGGCAATGGCCGAAGGATCTTCCCGCAGGCGTTATCCATGCCGATCTGTTTCCCGACAATGTCTTCTTCCTTGGCGACCAATTGTCAGGACTGATCGACTTCTATTTCGCCTGCAACGACTTTCTGGCCTATGACCTGTCGATCTGCCTGAATGCCTGGTGCTTCGAAAAGGACGGCAGCTATAATATCACCAAGGGCAAAGCGATGATCGACGGTTATCTCGCGGTTCGCTCCCTGTCCCCGGCCGAGGTTGCCGCCATGCCGGTTCTGTGCCGCGGCTCAGCGCTGCGCTTTCTGCTGACCCGGCTTTACGACTGGCTGACCACGCCGGAAGGCGCCATGGTGGTGAAGAAGGAGCCGCTGGAATATCTGCGCAAGCTGCGCTTCCACCAAGCGGTCGAGACCGCTGCCGAATACGGGTGGCCGCAATGA
- a CDS encoding Dabb family protein, translating into MIYHCVFLRFKSAVSDAEKQSIYDAISALKEVVPGMLEVRAGQNVSPEGLNGGFVDGFIVRFEDATVRDYYLKHPDHIAVGDRIVAATDGGLSGILVFDLEA; encoded by the coding sequence ATGATCTATCACTGCGTTTTTCTGCGGTTCAAGTCGGCGGTCTCTGACGCTGAGAAACAGTCGATCTATGATGCCATCAGTGCATTGAAGGAGGTTGTGCCGGGTATGCTGGAGGTCCGCGCCGGTCAGAATGTGTCGCCGGAAGGTTTGAATGGCGGCTTTGTCGATGGGTTCATCGTCCGTTTCGAAGACGCCACGGTGCGCGATTATTATCTGAAACATCCCGATCATATCGCGGTTGGCGACCGTATCGTCGCCGCGACGGATGGCGGGTTGTCTGGCATCCTGGTCTTCGACCTCGAGGCATAA
- the rnhA gene encoding ribonuclease HI, which produces MKHVDIFTDGACSGNPGPGGWGAVLRYGEVEKDLCGGEADTTNNRMELLAAITALNTLKTPCEVDLHTDSKYVMDGISKWIFGWKKNGWKTADKKPVKNGELWQQLDAANQRHKVTWHWVKGHAGHPENERADELARKGMEPFKKGGAGSKPIL; this is translated from the coding sequence ATGAAACATGTCGACATCTTCACCGATGGCGCCTGTTCCGGTAATCCGGGTCCGGGCGGCTGGGGCGCGGTTCTGCGCTACGGCGAGGTAGAAAAAGATCTCTGCGGCGGCGAGGCGGATACCACCAACAACCGTATGGAATTGCTGGCGGCGATCACCGCGCTGAACACGCTGAAGACCCCATGCGAGGTCGATCTGCATACCGACAGCAAATATGTGATGGACGGCATTTCCAAATGGATCTTCGGCTGGAAGAAAAACGGCTGGAAGACCGCTGACAAGAAGCCGGTGAAAAACGGCGAGCTGTGGCAACAGCTCGACGCCGCCAACCAGCGTCACAAGGTCACTTGGCACTGGGTCAAGGGCCATGCCGGTCATCCCGAAAACGAACGGGCCGATGAACTGGCCCGCAAGGGCATGGAACCCTTCAAAAAGGGCGGTGCAGGCTCGAAGCCAATCTTATAA
- a CDS encoding metal ABC transporter substrate-binding protein, with the protein MNRKLLLSAALPLLMVLSTAPAFADTLKVVASFTVLADVVKQVGGDHVTVSSLVGPDGDPHEFEPSPANAKALKAADVTFVSGEGLEGWMDRLITASGYKGKPVVASEGINTRTMEEDGKTVTDPHVWNSPVNVKVWVANIEKALTAADPADAEAFKANASAYTKKLEDMNAYAHAKFDNIPESERKILTSHDAFGYLGREYKISFLSPLGLSTESEASAADVAKLIEQIKTEHVKSYFFENSNDPRLVKQIAKATGATSGGELYVEALSKPKGPASSYEKMFRYNVDKLADAMRKSS; encoded by the coding sequence ATGAACCGTAAACTGTTATTGTCCGCAGCCCTGCCACTGCTGATGGTGCTGTCTACCGCACCAGCCTTTGCCGACACACTGAAGGTTGTCGCGTCCTTCACTGTGTTGGCCGATGTCGTCAAACAGGTTGGCGGCGATCATGTCACCGTCTCCAGCCTGGTTGGCCCCGATGGCGACCCCCATGAATTCGAGCCGTCGCCAGCCAATGCCAAGGCTCTGAAGGCCGCCGATGTGACATTCGTGTCCGGTGAAGGCCTGGAAGGCTGGATGGACCGGCTGATCACCGCCTCCGGCTACAAGGGCAAGCCGGTCGTCGCTTCCGAGGGCATCAACACCCGCACCATGGAAGAGGATGGCAAGACCGTGACCGATCCGCATGTGTGGAACAGCCCGGTCAATGTGAAGGTCTGGGTCGCCAATATCGAAAAGGCGCTGACTGCTGCCGATCCCGCCGATGCCGAAGCCTTCAAGGCCAATGCGAGCGCCTACACGAAAAAGCTTGAAGACATGAATGCCTATGCTCATGCCAAGTTTGACAACATCCCTGAATCGGAGCGCAAGATCCTCACCAGCCACGACGCCTTCGGGTATCTGGGCCGCGAATACAAAATCAGCTTCCTGTCGCCACTCGGTCTTTCCACCGAAAGCGAAGCCTCTGCCGCCGATGTCGCCAAACTGATCGAGCAGATCAAGACCGAGCATGTGAAGAGCTATTTCTTCGAAAACTCCAACGATCCGCGTCTCGTCAAGCAGATCGCCAAGGCAACCGGCGCGACATCCGGGGGTGAGCTTTATGTGGAAGCTCTGTCCAAGCCCAAGGGCCCGGCTTCGAGCTATGAGAAAATGTTCCGCTACAATGTCGACAAGCTGGCCGATGCCATGCGCAAATCAAGCTGA
- a CDS encoding peroxiredoxin codes for MTIAIGDTVPAATFKEKTADGPVEISTEDLFKDKKVVLFAVPGAFTPTCTLNHLPGYLEHRDALLAKGVDEIAVLSVNDWHVMGAWAQHSGGMGKIHFLADWDASFSKALGLDMDLSAGALGVRSKRYSMLVENGVVKSLDIEENPGQATVSSAEAMLERL; via the coding sequence ATGACGATTGCAATTGGCGATACGGTTCCAGCGGCAACATTCAAGGAAAAAACCGCCGACGGCCCGGTCGAGATCAGCACCGAAGACCTGTTCAAGGACAAGAAGGTCGTGCTGTTTGCCGTACCCGGTGCCTTCACCCCGACCTGCACGCTGAACCATCTGCCCGGCTATCTGGAGCACCGCGATGCGCTGCTGGCCAAGGGCGTCGATGAGATCGCCGTCCTCTCCGTCAATGACTGGCATGTCATGGGCGCCTGGGCGCAGCATAGTGGCGGCATGGGCAAGATCCACTTCCTCGCCGATTGGGATGCAAGCTTCTCCAAGGCGCTCGGTCTCGACATGGACCTGTCGGCGGGCGCACTCGGCGTGCGTTCCAAGCGCTATTCCATGCTGGTGGAAAATGGCGTGGTGAAAAGCCTCGATATCGAGGAAAATCCCGGCCAGGCCACGGTTTCCTCGGCTGAAGCCATGCTGGAACGGCTGTAA
- a CDS encoding DMT family transporter — translation MEKPVLLKELALLLALATVWGAAYSFIRIGVETIPPITLIAARTLLAGGLLLTILWMRGMTLPRDSATWRRFFIQSCLNSALPFTLIAWAELHVEAGLAVILNALTPIFTFLITVAFTRHEHVGLRKLLGVLLGISGTCLIVGFNAFHSAGTDLLAQCAVILASACYAMAAIFGRNFKGLDPMMPATGSLLCGAAMLIPLSLVVDKPWTLAVSASSLAALLALSVFSTALAFVIYFRLVHTLGSVATTSQAYLRVPIGVGIGAIFLGERYSPTVLAGLVLVVAGVIVMTLPASLKLPRILRPLRRKPQQP, via the coding sequence ATGGAAAAACCGGTCCTTTTGAAAGAACTTGCCCTGCTTTTGGCTTTGGCAACAGTTTGGGGCGCTGCCTATAGTTTCATCCGCATTGGGGTGGAGACCATTCCACCGATCACGCTGATTGCCGCCCGTACCCTGCTGGCCGGCGGGTTGTTGCTTACCATTCTGTGGATGCGCGGCATGACACTGCCCCGCGACAGCGCCACCTGGCGGCGGTTCTTCATCCAGTCCTGCCTCAACAGCGCCCTGCCCTTCACCCTGATTGCCTGGGCGGAACTGCATGTCGAAGCAGGGCTTGCCGTGATCCTCAATGCCTTGACGCCGATCTTCACCTTCCTGATCACTGTCGCCTTCACCCGGCATGAACACGTCGGCCTGCGCAAGCTGCTTGGCGTCTTGCTGGGGATTTCCGGCACCTGCCTGATCGTCGGCTTCAACGCCTTTCATTCCGCCGGAACCGATCTCCTAGCGCAATGCGCCGTCATCCTGGCATCGGCCTGCTATGCGATGGCCGCGATTTTCGGACGGAATTTTAAGGGACTTGACCCGATGATGCCCGCTACCGGCTCGCTTTTGTGTGGGGCGGCCATGCTCATTCCGCTCAGTCTGGTCGTGGACAAGCCCTGGACGCTGGCGGTCTCCGCCTCTTCACTGGCAGCATTGCTGGCGCTCTCGGTGTTTTCCACCGCACTGGCATTTGTGATCTATTTCCGGCTTGTTCACACGCTGGGCTCGGTCGCCACCACATCCCAGGCCTATCTGCGGGTGCCGATCGGGGTCGGCATCGGCGCGATTTTTCTTGGGGAACGCTATAGCCCGACCGTGCTCGCCGGTCTCGTCCTGGTCGTGGCCGGTGTCATCGTCATGACCCTGCCCGCTTCGCTCAAGCTACCCCGCATCCTTCGCCCGCTACGCCGAAAACCTCAGCAACCCTGA
- a CDS encoding ArsR/SmtB family transcription factor yields the protein MLAEIAALMGDPARANMLIALMGGQALTAGELALHGGVSAQTASGHLARMVEGRLLSVEKQGRHRYYRLAGRAVAATMETLMSLAADGPRRLHPVGPKDLALRSARSCYDHIAGRLGVALADGLQTKAYIELGEEAVTLTPPGQQFFCDFGIDLSPSAPRGRPFCRTCLDWSERRPHLAGRLGAAILDRMLELGWVARQPQGRALRITQAGQQGFRAQFGVTEDWMA from the coding sequence ATGCTGGCTGAAATTGCCGCCCTGATGGGGGACCCGGCCCGCGCCAATATGCTGATCGCCCTGATGGGCGGGCAGGCGTTGACTGCGGGCGAGTTGGCGCTGCATGGTGGCGTCAGCGCCCAGACCGCCAGTGGCCATCTGGCCAGGATGGTGGAGGGCCGTCTGCTGTCGGTCGAAAAACAGGGCCGTCACCGTTATTACCGTTTGGCGGGACGCGCTGTCGCTGCGACCATGGAGACGCTGATGTCGCTTGCCGCCGATGGGCCACGGCGCCTGCATCCGGTCGGCCCGAAGGACTTGGCGTTACGCTCGGCGCGCAGCTGTTACGATCACATCGCCGGTCGTCTCGGCGTGGCACTGGCCGATGGCTTGCAAACCAAGGCCTATATCGAACTGGGGGAGGAGGCTGTGACGCTGACGCCACCCGGCCAGCAGTTTTTCTGCGATTTCGGCATCGATCTTTCTCCATCCGCACCCCGCGGACGACCGTTCTGCCGCACCTGCCTCGACTGGAGCGAGCGTCGTCCGCATTTGGCCGGACGGCTGGGCGCAGCCATACTGGACAGGATGCTGGAACTGGGCTGGGTGGCGCGCCAGCCGCAGGGCAGGGCGCTGCGGATCACACAGGCCGGACAGCAGGGCTTTCGGGCGCAATTCGGGGTTACGGAAGACTGGATGGCGTGA
- a CDS encoding YqgE/AlgH family protein, with translation MAFSTLKSDRERGFLDGHFLIAMPGMADGNFTRSVVYVCAHTTAGAMGFIINRTQPVKFADILLHLDLIDQNDAIMLPDHARNFPIQCGGPVETGRGFVLHSDDYLSDSSIPVSDDISLTATLDIVRAISDGRGPARATMLLGYAGWGPGQLEAEIANNGWLNCPASEDLIFDPVLDNKYDRALALIGISPATLSAEAGHA, from the coding sequence ATGGCTTTTTCCACTTTGAAGTCTGATCGTGAACGTGGGTTTCTCGACGGCCATTTCCTGATCGCCATGCCCGGCATGGCGGACGGCAATTTTACCCGCAGTGTGGTCTATGTCTGCGCCCATACGACGGCTGGCGCCATGGGCTTCATCATCAACCGCACCCAGCCGGTCAAATTCGCCGATATCCTGCTGCATCTCGACCTGATCGACCAGAATGATGCGATCATGCTGCCGGACCATGCCCGCAACTTCCCCATTCAATGCGGCGGCCCGGTGGAAACTGGCCGTGGCTTTGTGCTGCATTCCGACGATTACCTGAGCGACAGCAGCATTCCGGTCAGCGACGATATTTCCCTGACCGCGACGCTCGACATCGTCCGCGCCATTTCCGATGGACGCGGCCCGGCGCGCGCCACGATGCTGCTTGGCTATGCCGGCTGGGGGCCGGGGCAGTTGGAGGCGGAAATCGCCAATAATGGCTGGCTGAACTGCCCGGCCTCCGAAGACCTGATCTTCGATCCGGTCCTCGACAACAAATATGACCGGGCGCTGGCTCTGATCGGCATCAGCCCCGCCACGCTTTCGGCAGAGGCCGGTCACGCTTGA
- a CDS encoding protein-disulfide reductase DsbD domain-containing protein, with protein MILPLFSNRPVFPALSGLLFAGLLALTPLGDACAATSDWATSDGGRMRVIVLPPAPDGTRQAGLQIEPNDGWFTYWREPGDSGIPPQLTAAPEAKVTPSPLSFPVPKRMDIGSVRDVGYDHAVVFPFTLKSSGEDWQSPLKLTAFIGMCRNICIPFQAELSIDLSHEETTDVGEVKLIDKAKSKLPAAAAEDFYVSDFEMAHDLSSLDVSLVLPDGSKEEPRILVTGPEGYLFTEYKAVQSKGNSRTLRIALPKLPRNYSVSGKTWHILVAAGNKRTMEAPLAFATTRPIVQP; from the coding sequence ATGATCCTTCCTTTGTTTTCCAACCGTCCGGTTTTTCCTGCGCTATCCGGCCTGCTCTTTGCGGGGCTCCTGGCGCTGACACCTCTTGGCGATGCCTGCGCCGCCACCTCCGACTGGGCAACCAGCGATGGGGGCCGGATGCGGGTGATCGTGCTGCCACCGGCTCCGGATGGAACCCGGCAGGCAGGCCTGCAGATCGAGCCGAATGACGGCTGGTTCACCTATTGGCGCGAGCCCGGCGACAGCGGAATCCCTCCGCAGCTGACCGCAGCGCCGGAGGCGAAGGTCACGCCCTCGCCGCTGAGCTTTCCGGTGCCCAAGCGCATGGATATCGGCAGCGTGCGCGATGTCGGCTATGACCATGCCGTGGTGTTTCCCTTCACCTTGAAAAGCAGTGGCGAGGATTGGCAGAGCCCCCTCAAGCTAACGGCCTTCATCGGCATGTGCCGCAATATCTGCATTCCGTTTCAGGCGGAGTTGAGTATCGATCTCAGCCACGAGGAAACCACCGATGTCGGCGAGGTTAAGCTGATCGACAAGGCCAAATCCAAACTGCCTGCGGCGGCTGCGGAGGATTTTTACGTCTCGGACTTCGAGATGGCCCACGATCTCTCCAGCCTCGACGTGTCGCTGGTCCTGCCCGATGGCTCCAAGGAAGAGCCGCGCATTCTGGTGACCGGACCGGAAGGCTATCTGTTTACCGAATACAAGGCAGTGCAAAGCAAAGGCAATAGCCGCACCCTGCGCATCGCCCTGCCGAAGCTTCCGCGCAATTATTCGGTGAGCGGCAAGACCTGGCACATTCTGGTGGCAGCCGGCAACAAACGGACCATGGAAGCCCCGCTTGCCTTCGCAACAACCCGCCCTATAGTGCAGCCCTGA
- a CDS encoding metal ABC transporter ATP-binding protein, protein MTYPATSNPVIRLTNLTVAYDRHPAVHHVNGVIETGSLTAIAGPNGAGKSTLLKAIIGELRPAEGTVEHTLKRTDFGYLPQAADINRRFPISVLDTVLLGAWRNSGAFGRIARSDMDKAGQALAMVGLEGFEKRHIGALSAGQFQRVLFARLLLQDAKVILLDEPFTAIDARTTRDLIDIIRGWHGDGRTVVAVLHDFDQVRSHFPETLLLARELVSWGPTQDALSSANLLKARAMAERWDEDAEVCRPADQKTSRPAA, encoded by the coding sequence ATGACCTATCCTGCAACGAGCAATCCTGTGATCCGGCTCACCAATCTGACCGTCGCCTATGACCGGCATCCGGCTGTACATCACGTCAACGGCGTGATCGAGACCGGCAGCCTGACGGCGATTGCCGGGCCGAATGGGGCAGGAAAATCCACCCTGCTGAAGGCGATCATTGGCGAATTGCGCCCCGCCGAAGGCACGGTGGAGCATACCCTGAAACGCACAGATTTCGGCTATCTGCCGCAGGCCGCCGACATCAACCGCCGATTTCCAATCAGCGTATTGGACACCGTGCTGCTCGGCGCCTGGCGTAACAGTGGCGCTTTTGGCCGCATCGCCCGATCCGACATGGACAAAGCTGGCCAAGCCCTGGCGATGGTCGGGCTGGAAGGATTTGAGAAGCGCCATATCGGCGCGCTCTCCGCCGGCCAGTTCCAGCGGGTGCTGTTTGCCCGGCTGTTATTGCAGGATGCCAAGGTGATCCTGCTGGACGAGCCTTTCACCGCTATCGATGCCCGCACCACCCGCGACCTGATTGACATTATCCGCGGCTGGCACGGCGATGGCCGCACGGTGGTTGCGGTCCTGCATGATTTCGACCAGGTGCGCAGCCATTTCCCCGAGACTTTGCTTCTCGCCCGCGAACTGGTCAGCTGGGGTCCGACCCAGGACGCCCTGTCGTCTGCCAATCTGCTCAAGGCCCGCGCCATGGCTGAGCGCTGGGACGAGGATGCCGAGGTTTGCCGCCCGGCAGATCAGAAAACATCAAGGCCTGCCGCATGA
- a CDS encoding metal ABC transporter permease yields MTAYDLLIAPFADYGFMRRALVASLCLGLGSGPIGVFLMLRRMSLVGDAMSHAVLPGAAIGYLIAGSLSLTAMGLGGLVAGLSVALLSGFVTRSTVLQEDASFASFYLTSLALGVLIVSLRGSNIDLLHVLFGTILAIDNDALVQIGAIASFSLLALAVIYRPLVTECLDPGFLRAVGGRGPVYHFLFLFLVVLNLVASFQALGTLMAVGLMMLPAAIAQLWCRSLPGMMVVAAASGIVASYLGLIASYHLELASGPTIILVAALFYGLSILFAPSGVFRRFLPSSHLKA; encoded by the coding sequence ATGACCGCTTACGATCTGCTGATCGCGCCATTTGCCGATTACGGCTTCATGCGCCGGGCGCTGGTCGCCTCCCTCTGCCTCGGTCTCGGCTCCGGCCCGATCGGCGTGTTTCTGATGCTGCGGCGCATGAGCCTGGTTGGTGATGCCATGAGCCATGCGGTGCTGCCCGGAGCTGCGATCGGCTACCTGATCGCCGGGTCCCTGTCGCTAACCGCCATGGGACTGGGCGGGCTGGTGGCCGGTCTCTCCGTGGCGCTACTATCAGGCTTTGTCACCCGATCGACCGTGTTGCAGGAGGATGCCAGCTTTGCCAGTTTTTACCTGACATCCCTGGCACTGGGCGTGCTGATCGTGTCGCTGCGCGGTTCCAACATCGATCTTTTGCATGTGCTGTTCGGGACGATCCTGGCCATCGACAATGATGCGCTGGTGCAGATCGGCGCCATTGCCTCTTTCTCCCTACTGGCACTGGCCGTCATCTACCGGCCACTGGTGACCGAGTGCCTCGACCCCGGCTTCCTGCGGGCCGTCGGCGGTCGTGGACCGGTCTATCATTTCCTGTTCCTGTTTCTCGTCGTGCTCAATCTGGTCGCCAGTTTCCAGGCGCTCGGCACGTTGATGGCCGTAGGATTGATGATGCTTCCTGCCGCCATTGCCCAGCTCTGGTGCCGCAGCCTGCCCGGCATGATGGTGGTGGCAGCGGCAAGCGGCATCGTCGCCAGCTATCTCGGCCTGATTGCCTCCTACCATCTGGAACTGGCCTCCGGGCCGACGATCATCCTGGTCGCGGCGCTGTTTTACGGCCTGTCCATTCTGTTTGCGCCCTCCGGTGTGTTCCGGCGGTTTCTTCCAAGTTCCCATCTGAAAGCCTGA
- a CDS encoding gamma-glutamylcyclotransferase: MKYYFAYGSNLDVDRLEKERLNKGGIYSVSRGLGRLDGYELVFNKPSAYFPGAGAANIQPNTAAHIFGTLNLMPQAGFDILDIYENVETQQYEQLEVDVVDMSTHTTVKAITYISLKHNVDGLKPRTGYMNHILAGADVLPAAYIDYLKSLPVMPD; the protein is encoded by the coding sequence ATGAAATATTACTTCGCCTATGGGTCCAATCTCGATGTAGATCGCCTTGAGAAAGAGCGCCTGAATAAAGGTGGCATCTATTCCGTCTCGCGCGGACTTGGGCGTCTGGATGGATATGAATTGGTATTCAATAAGCCATCCGCCTATTTTCCGGGAGCCGGTGCCGCCAATATCCAGCCCAATACTGCGGCCCATATCTTCGGTACACTGAATCTGATGCCGCAGGCCGGTTTCGACATTCTCGATATCTATGAAAATGTTGAAACCCAACAATATGAACAGCTTGAAGTCGATGTCGTCGATATGAGCACCCATACGACGGTCAAGGCCATCACCTATATTTCCCTGAAGCATAATGTGGACGGTCTCAAACCGAGAACCGGCTATATGAACCACATCCTGGCGGGTGCCGATGTTCTGCCCGCTGCCTATATCGACTATTTGAAGTCCCTGCCTGTCATGCCCGACTAG